A genomic segment from Glycine soja cultivar W05 chromosome 18, ASM419377v2, whole genome shotgun sequence encodes:
- the LOC114394824 gene encoding sulfite exporter TauE/SafE family protein 3-like has product MEKGNHNKKRKLVNILYQTVAIIENVYWKEFGLLVFVWVSFPALQIGKENYTTTCPTFYWALNLLQGISSLLLTSWFAAL; this is encoded by the exons ATGGAAAAAGGAAACCATAATAAAAAAAG GAAGCTGGTAAACATCCTGTATCAAACG GTGGCTATTATTGAAAATGTATATTGGAAGGAGTTTGGCCTTCTTGTATTTGTTTGGGTTTCATTCCCTGCACTACAGATTGGCAAG GAAAACTATACGACTACTTGTCCAACATTTTATTGGGCACTGAACTTGTTACAG GGCATATCGTCACTCCTCCTGACAAGTTGGTTTGCAGCTCTATAA
- the LOC114395953 gene encoding pectin acetylesterase 10-like, translated as MRMGNLLWLCIVATLVFSFWVDSFSAYEYHHFNETEFSLLESQEQVHSSLLGRTSVMVGLTVIQSAAGKGAVCLDGTLLAYHLHRGYGSGANSWIVNLEGGGWCNDVRSCVYRKKTQRGSSTFMEKQIPFTGILSNNVEDNPDFFNWNRVKIRYCDGASFAGDAEDKVDFDVLELLKIETVFNSVEADKKMK; from the exons ATGAGAATGGGGAACCTCTTATGGCTTTGCATTGTTGCAACACTTGTTTTCAGCTTCTGGGTTGATTCCTTTTCTGCATATGAATATCACCACTTCAATGAAACCGAGTTCTCTTTATTGGAGTCTCAAGAACAGGTACATTCATCCCTCCTTGGGAGAACATCTGTCATGGTTGGACTCACAGTTATTCAAAGTGCTGCTGGCAAAGGAGCAG TTTGCTTGGATGGAACATTGCTTGCTTATCATTTGCATCGGGGATATGGATCAGGAGCAAACAGCTGGATCGTTAATTTAGAG GGAGGTGGGTGGTGTAATGACGTTAGATCATGTGTTTATCGCAAGAAAACACAGCGTGGGTCATCAACATTCATGGAAAAACAAATACCTTTTACTGGAATATTAAGCAATAATGTTGAAGATAATCCAG ATTTTTTCAACTGGAACAGAGTGAAAATTCGTTATTGTGATGGTGCCTCTTTTGCTGGGGATGCTGAAGATAAGGTAGATTTTGATGTGTTGGAgttattgaaaattgaaacgGTGTTTAATTCTGTGGAGGCTGACAagaagatgaaataa